Proteins encoded together in one Lysobacterales bacterium window:
- the feoB gene encoding ferrous iron transport protein B, which translates to MTTAAATIASQIALVGNPNCGKTALFNALTGSRQKVANYAGVTVERKEGRFTTDSGRLVRVLDLPGAYSFDATSPDEQITRDVCKGHHPEEPKPDLLVCVADATNLRLHLRFVLEVRQLGQPMLLALNMMDAAARRGIRIDVAKLAGELGIPVIETVAVRRHGADALRAAIDGTPPAAPAVVADLDLHAETRRLLRAAVQLPMQHAELEDAIDRVVLHPVFGLAILGAVMFLIFQAVFAWAAPLQDALAAGTASVGAWLAAAMPDGPLQSLLTDGVFAGVGTVLEFLPQILLLFVFILTLEESGYLPRAAFLLDRLMFAAGLSGRSFIPLLSSFACAIPGIMATRSIQDPRDRIATILVAPLMTCSARLPVYTLLIGAFVPQREVVGLFNLQGLVLFGLYAAGIASALLVATIMKRWRRDRGEHALLLELPSYRWPHPRDLLIGLWERAAIFLRRVTTIILALTVLLWFLSSFPAAPAGAVGPAIDYSFAGRIGHWMEPLFAPIGFNWQICIALIPGIAAREVAVSSLATVYALSATSDDVAIMQLSGIVASEWSLATALSLLVWYIYAPMCLSTFAVIRRETNGWKHVGIAAVYLFALAYAASLVTYQLTSWLT; encoded by the coding sequence GTGACCACCGCAGCCGCCACCATCGCCAGCCAAATCGCGCTGGTCGGCAATCCGAACTGCGGCAAGACCGCGCTGTTCAACGCGCTCACCGGCAGCCGCCAGAAGGTCGCGAACTACGCCGGCGTGACCGTCGAGCGCAAGGAAGGCCGCTTCACCACGGACTCCGGCCGTCTGGTGCGCGTGCTCGATCTGCCCGGTGCCTACAGCTTCGACGCGACCAGCCCGGACGAGCAGATCACCCGCGACGTCTGCAAGGGCCACCATCCGGAAGAACCGAAGCCGGACCTGCTGGTGTGCGTGGCTGATGCCACCAACCTGCGCTTGCACCTGCGCTTCGTGCTCGAAGTGCGCCAGCTCGGCCAGCCGATGCTGCTGGCGCTGAACATGATGGACGCGGCGGCGCGACGCGGTATTCGCATCGATGTCGCCAAGCTCGCTGGAGAACTCGGCATTCCGGTGATCGAGACGGTGGCGGTGCGGCGGCACGGCGCCGATGCGCTGCGCGCCGCGATCGACGGCACACCGCCAGCGGCGCCCGCGGTGGTGGCCGATCTCGACTTGCATGCCGAAACCCGGCGCCTGCTGCGCGCCGCGGTACAACTGCCCATGCAGCACGCCGAGCTGGAGGATGCGATCGACCGCGTCGTGCTGCATCCGGTATTCGGGCTCGCCATCCTCGGCGCGGTGATGTTCCTGATCTTCCAGGCGGTGTTCGCGTGGGCGGCACCGTTGCAGGACGCACTCGCCGCAGGCACCGCGAGCGTCGGTGCCTGGCTGGCGGCGGCAATGCCGGATGGTCCGCTGCAGAGCCTGCTGACCGACGGCGTCTTTGCCGGTGTCGGTACAGTGCTCGAGTTCCTGCCACAGATCCTGCTGCTTTTCGTGTTCATCCTGACGCTGGAGGAATCCGGTTATCTGCCGCGTGCCGCATTCTTGCTGGATCGGTTGATGTTCGCGGCCGGGTTGTCCGGGCGCTCGTTCATCCCGCTGTTGTCGAGCTTCGCCTGTGCCATCCCCGGCATCATGGCGACACGCTCGATCCAGGACCCGCGCGATCGCATCGCGACCATTCTGGTGGCGCCGCTGATGACCTGTTCGGCGCGCTTGCCGGTGTACACCCTGCTGATTGGCGCGTTTGTACCGCAGCGCGAAGTCGTTGGCCTGTTCAATCTCCAGGGTCTGGTGCTGTTCGGCCTGTACGCGGCCGGCATCGCCAGTGCGCTGCTGGTGGCGACGATCATGAAGCGCTGGCGGCGCGACCGTGGCGAGCACGCACTGCTGCTGGAATTGCCCTCGTATCGCTGGCCGCATCCGCGCGACCTGCTGATCGGGCTGTGGGAACGCGCCGCGATCTTCCTGCGCCGGGTGACCACGATCATCCTCGCGCTCACCGTGTTGTTGTGGTTCCTGTCGAGTTTTCCGGCAGCGCCGGCGGGCGCTGTCGGACCGGCCATCGACTACAGCTTCGCCGGTCGCATCGGCCACTGGATGGAGCCGCTGTTCGCACCGATCGGCTTCAACTGGCAGATTTGCATCGCATTGATCCCCGGCATCGCCGCGCGCGAAGTGGCGGTGTCCTCGCTGGCGACCGTGTACGCGCTGTCTGCGACCAGTGACGATGTCGCGATCATGCAACTGTCCGGCATCGTCGCGAGCGAGTGGTCGCTGGCCACCGCCTTGTCGCTGTTGGTCTGGTACATCTACGCGCCGATGTGCCTGAGCACCTTCGCGGTGATCCGGCGCGAAACCAATGGTTGGAAGCATGTCGGCATTGCCGCCGTCTATCTGTTCGCGCTCGCCTATGCCGCGTCGCTGGTCACCTATCAACTGACCTCGTGGCTGACATGA
- a CDS encoding PAS domain-containing protein — MHRLWLSCIVVVAAFLATVASAGGAPVVDSVRFRSITVEHGLSQATVRALLQDRRGFVWMGTLDGLNRSDGVRIRTFRALATQPDSLSDNHIWTLVEDREGGIWVGTAAGGVNRFDPQSERFERFPHGSDEPGALAGDAVTAMAVDGQGRVWLATSAGVLQYIVPGQRHFVRVRDATELPGLNATRDLQFRRDGHLLVATRSGLYELDGEGVLLRSWLDERGEAPDCYSVSEGPDGSLWLGSGDAGLLHWPAADAAPRRLQRADGLVSDTVRALQFDRAGRLWIGTLNGLGRLDPQRGEFLSWHYDPYGRTGLGAHRIESMMLDRDGLLWVGTWANGVSLHDPLATGFRLAPFRPGDPRFLPRPTATALAAAAGGKLWVGLNEEGGLVRLDPRAGVDTHWLHEPGDPRSLGASSVQAVLETRDGSLWVGSQTAGLSLLRGGADRFQRFVPNADDPASLRARNVSSLFEDRDGRVWVATIGAGVARTCPTCAGFESFEQISGGQRLPLQFVNLTRQTRDGALWFGLRAGGLVRFDAATQTLTPYRADGGAGSLSSSLVTHLYEDAEGQLWVGTQGGGLNRGRRGPDGRYGFIALRRDGGLAADAIASILPDGAGHLWVAHTVGITRVRIADLAIVNYGAAEGAQGRGYFVGSAAITAAGELAFGGLEGVTIFDPRAVAEPRPPKAPIVAALRVLGPSRSRDHDPESAERRPERDGERVLLRHDDTVLQADFSALNFIDAASTRYAYQLDGLDERWIALAAGTASTSFTSLRPGDYRLRLRATGPFGDRWIESQDALQLRVLPAPWWSWWAVTGYAAAMLLLGWLALGRLARYARQRLDEQRRLKQSEEWLSMALESSGDEIWDADLVGGSIVRRNPNPETVIPDRDRLGVQDIFAAVHPDDQQGFLDAYHAAVKGLSDRLKTSFRIATRNGGWLWALSYGRVVERDAQGRATRLIGVSRDISDIMQHEEALQRLNSELEHRVDARTRDLQGANAQLRRTLDELRLAQKQLVESEKMAALGGLVAGVAHEINTPLGIGVTAASHLSTESRRIQTLVADGSMKRSDLDGYLATAGDSSELILRNLKRADHLVKSFKQVAVDQSSEQRRVVDLAEYLDEILTSLHPRLKRTGHRVLVDCDASIRAHTYPGALYQVIVNLVMNSLVHGFENRENGTVRIIVRCVEGQIEVDFSDDGCGMSETVRTRIFEPFFTTKRGQGGSGLGMHIVYNLVTQMLGGTVDCESAPGHGVHFLLRFPQGDLEAID; from the coding sequence ATGCATCGCCTGTGGCTTTCCTGCATCGTCGTCGTGGCCGCGTTCCTTGCGACGGTTGCCAGCGCGGGCGGTGCCCCGGTGGTCGACAGCGTGCGCTTTCGTTCGATCACGGTCGAGCACGGACTCAGCCAGGCGACGGTGCGCGCGCTGTTGCAGGATCGCCGTGGTTTCGTCTGGATGGGCACGCTCGACGGCCTGAATCGCAGCGACGGCGTGCGCATCCGCACCTTTCGCGCGCTGGCCACACAGCCGGATTCGCTGTCCGACAATCACATCTGGACCCTGGTCGAGGACCGCGAGGGTGGCATCTGGGTGGGGACCGCGGCCGGAGGCGTGAATCGTTTTGATCCGCAGAGCGAGCGCTTCGAGCGATTCCCGCACGGTTCGGACGAGCCGGGCGCACTGGCTGGCGATGCGGTCACGGCGATGGCCGTGGACGGGCAGGGCCGCGTCTGGCTGGCGACTTCGGCCGGAGTATTGCAATACATCGTGCCCGGCCAGCGCCATTTCGTGCGGGTGCGCGATGCAACTGAACTGCCCGGACTGAACGCTACCCGCGATCTCCAGTTCCGGCGCGATGGCCACCTGCTGGTGGCAACGCGCAGCGGTCTGTACGAACTCGACGGAGAGGGCGTGCTGTTGCGCAGCTGGCTCGATGAGCGCGGCGAGGCGCCCGATTGCTACTCCGTAAGCGAGGGTCCAGATGGCAGCCTCTGGTTGGGATCGGGCGATGCCGGACTGCTGCACTGGCCCGCTGCCGACGCCGCGCCGCGGCGACTGCAGCGGGCAGACGGCCTGGTCAGCGACACCGTGCGCGCGCTGCAGTTCGACCGTGCGGGTCGGCTCTGGATCGGAACTCTCAACGGGCTTGGGCGATTGGACCCGCAGCGCGGAGAGTTTTTGTCCTGGCACTACGACCCCTACGGGCGCACCGGGCTTGGCGCGCACCGCATCGAGTCGATGATGCTGGATCGTGACGGACTGCTCTGGGTGGGGACTTGGGCCAACGGCGTGAGTTTGCATGATCCACTGGCGACCGGCTTCCGGTTGGCGCCGTTCCGTCCGGGGGATCCGCGCTTCCTGCCGCGGCCGACCGCCACTGCCCTGGCCGCCGCGGCCGGTGGCAAGCTTTGGGTTGGCCTCAATGAGGAGGGCGGGCTGGTGCGGCTCGATCCGCGCGCGGGGGTGGACACGCACTGGCTGCATGAACCCGGAGACCCTCGTTCGCTCGGCGCATCGTCGGTGCAGGCCGTGCTCGAAACCCGCGATGGCAGCCTCTGGGTGGGATCGCAGACCGCCGGGCTGAGCCTGCTTCGTGGCGGTGCCGACCGCTTCCAGCGATTCGTGCCGAATGCTGACGATCCGGCCTCCTTGCGTGCGCGCAATGTTTCGAGCCTGTTCGAGGACCGCGATGGTCGCGTTTGGGTCGCGACCATCGGTGCCGGCGTCGCGCGGACCTGCCCGACCTGCGCCGGCTTCGAGAGTTTCGAGCAGATCTCGGGCGGCCAGCGACTGCCGCTGCAATTCGTCAATCTGACGCGACAGACGCGCGACGGCGCGTTGTGGTTCGGTTTGCGTGCCGGTGGCCTGGTGCGGTTCGACGCCGCGACGCAGACGCTGACGCCCTACCGCGCAGACGGCGGGGCTGGCAGCCTGAGCAGCAGCTTGGTTACCCACTTGTACGAGGACGCTGAGGGACAACTCTGGGTCGGCACGCAGGGAGGCGGCCTGAACCGGGGACGGCGTGGGCCGGACGGGCGCTACGGGTTCATCGCGCTTCGTCGCGACGGCGGCCTCGCCGCCGATGCAATCGCCTCGATCTTGCCCGATGGCGCCGGGCACCTGTGGGTTGCGCATACGGTGGGCATCACCCGCGTGCGCATCGCCGACCTCGCCATCGTCAACTACGGCGCGGCCGAAGGTGCCCAGGGTCGCGGCTATTTTGTCGGATCGGCGGCGATCACCGCGGCCGGAGAGCTTGCGTTCGGTGGCCTGGAAGGCGTAACCATCTTCGACCCGCGCGCGGTGGCCGAACCGCGTCCACCCAAGGCGCCGATCGTGGCGGCGCTGCGCGTGCTCGGTCCGAGTCGGTCGCGGGATCACGACCCGGAGTCCGCCGAGCGGCGCCCGGAACGCGACGGCGAGCGTGTGCTGCTGCGCCACGACGACACCGTGCTGCAGGCGGATTTCAGCGCGCTCAATTTCATCGATGCGGCATCGACTCGCTACGCCTACCAGCTTGACGGCCTCGACGAGCGCTGGATCGCGTTGGCCGCGGGCACCGCCAGCACCAGTTTCACCAGCCTCCGGCCCGGCGACTATCGCTTACGGCTGCGCGCCACCGGGCCGTTCGGTGATCGCTGGATCGAGTCGCAGGACGCGCTGCAGTTGCGGGTGCTGCCCGCGCCGTGGTGGTCCTGGTGGGCGGTGACGGGTTACGCCGCTGCGATGCTGTTGCTCGGCTGGCTGGCGCTCGGGCGCCTCGCCCGCTACGCGCGTCAGCGTCTCGACGAGCAACGCCGGCTCAAGCAGAGCGAGGAATGGCTGAGCATGGCGCTGGAGTCCTCGGGCGACGAGATCTGGGATGCCGACCTCGTTGGCGGCAGCATCGTGCGCCGCAATCCCAATCCGGAGACGGTCATTCCGGACCGCGATCGGCTCGGCGTGCAGGACATCTTTGCGGCGGTGCATCCCGACGACCAGCAGGGCTTCCTGGATGCGTACCACGCCGCAGTGAAGGGTTTGAGCGATCGACTGAAGACCAGCTTCCGCATCGCCACGCGCAACGGAGGCTGGTTGTGGGCGCTGTCCTACGGGCGCGTGGTCGAACGGGATGCCCAGGGCCGCGCCACACGCTTGATCGGCGTCTCGCGCGACATCAGCGACATCATGCAGCACGAGGAGGCGCTGCAACGCCTGAACAGCGAGCTGGAGCATCGCGTCGACGCGCGCACGCGCGACCTGCAGGGCGCCAACGCACAACTGCGCCGCACCCTCGACGAATTGCGCCTGGCGCAGAAACAACTGGTCGAATCAGAGAAGATGGCTGCGTTGGGTGGGCTGGTCGCCGGCGTCGCGCACGAGATCAACACGCCGCTCGGCATCGGCGTCACCGCGGCTTCGCACCTGTCCACCGAATCGCGGCGCATCCAGACGCTGGTGGCCGACGGCAGCATGAAGCGCTCCGATCTCGATGGCTACCTCGCGACCGCCGGCGACAGTTCGGAGCTGATCCTGCGCAACCTCAAGCGCGCCGACCACCTGGTCAAGAGCTTCAAGCAAGTTGCCGTCGATCAGTCGAGCGAACAGCGCCGCGTCGTCGATCTGGCCGAATATCTCGACGAGATCCTGACCTCGTTGCACCCGCGACTCAAGCGCACCGGGCACCGCGTGCTGGTCGACTGCGACGCATCGATCCGCGCCCACACCTATCCGGGTGCGCTTTACCAGGTGATCGTGAATCTGGTGATGAACTCGCTGGTGCACGGGTTCGAGAATCGTGAGAACGGCACCGTGCGCATCATCGTGCGCTGCGTCGAAGGCCAGATCGAAGTCGACTTCAGCGATGACGGTTGTGGCATGAGCGAAACGGTGCGAACGCGCATCTTCGAGCCGTTCTTCACCACCAAGCGCGGCCAGGGCGGGTCCGGGCTTGGTATGCACATTGTCTACAACCTGGTGACGCAGATGCTCGGCGGCACCGTGGACTGCGAGAGCGCGCCGGGGCATGGCGTGCACTTCCTGCTGCGCTTTCCGCAGGGTGACCTCGAAGCGATCGACTGA
- a CDS encoding acetyl-CoA C-acyltransferase, which produces MSQNPVVIVGAKRTALGSLLGQFTGVATPQLGAAAIRAALAQAGIAGDQVEEVLMGCVLPAGLGQAPARQAALAAGVSTAAACLTLNKVCGSGMKAIMLGHDALKLGNASVVVAGGMESMTNAPHLLPGSRTGVKYGGFEALDHMAWDGLVNPYDKQSMGVFGELCADKLAFTREAQDAFAAESVRRALAAQASGAFKNEIAPVTVAGRKGDVVIDSDEQPGRCDIGKIGTLKAAFKKDGTITAASSSSINDGAAATVLMRENDARARGLRPIARVLGHATHAQEPAWFTTAPAPAIAKLLKQVGWSVADVDLFEVNEAFAVVAMAAMQELGIAHERINVNGGACALGHPIGASGARIVVTLIHALAARGLKRGVASLCIGGGEATAIAIELV; this is translated from the coding sequence ATGTCGCAAAATCCCGTTGTCATCGTCGGCGCGAAGCGCACGGCGCTTGGGTCGCTGCTCGGTCAGTTCACCGGTGTTGCGACGCCGCAACTGGGTGCTGCGGCGATTCGCGCGGCGCTCGCGCAGGCTGGTATCGCCGGCGACCAGGTCGAGGAAGTGTTGATGGGCTGCGTGCTCCCGGCGGGCCTGGGCCAGGCGCCGGCGCGTCAGGCGGCACTCGCCGCTGGCGTCTCCACCGCAGCGGCCTGTCTAACCTTGAACAAGGTCTGCGGCTCGGGCATGAAGGCAATCATGCTCGGCCATGACGCGCTCAAGCTCGGAAACGCGAGCGTGGTCGTCGCCGGTGGCATGGAGTCGATGACCAATGCTCCGCACCTGCTGCCGGGCAGTCGCACCGGCGTCAAATATGGCGGTTTCGAGGCATTGGATCACATGGCCTGGGACGGTCTGGTCAATCCCTACGACAAGCAGTCGATGGGCGTGTTCGGCGAACTGTGCGCGGACAAGCTCGCCTTCACCCGCGAAGCGCAGGACGCGTTCGCCGCCGAATCGGTGCGGCGCGCGCTGGCAGCGCAGGCTTCCGGCGCGTTCAAGAACGAGATCGCGCCCGTTACCGTCGCCGGTCGCAAGGGTGATGTCGTCATCGATAGCGACGAACAGCCGGGACGCTGCGACATCGGCAAGATCGGCACGCTGAAGGCCGCCTTCAAGAAGGACGGCACCATCACCGCAGCCAGTTCCTCGAGCATCAACGACGGCGCCGCGGCGACGGTGCTGATGCGCGAAAACGACGCGCGGGCGCGGGGTCTGCGGCCGATCGCACGTGTGCTCGGACACGCCACCCACGCCCAGGAACCGGCCTGGTTCACGACTGCGCCGGCGCCGGCAATCGCGAAGTTGCTGAAGCAGGTCGGGTGGTCGGTCGCCGACGTCGATCTGTTCGAAGTCAACGAGGCCTTCGCCGTGGTGGCGATGGCAGCGATGCAGGAACTGGGCATCGCGCACGAGCGCATCAACGTCAACGGCGGCGCCTGCGCACTCGGTCATCCGATCGGCGCCAGCGGTGCTCGCATCGTGGTCACGCTGATCCACGCGCTCGCTGCGCGCGGGCTGAAAAGGGGCGTGGCGTCGCTGTGCATCGGCGGCGGCGAAGCGACCGCGATCGCGATTGAACTCGTGTAA
- a CDS encoding DUF3369 domain-containing protein — protein MDELFAPEETATVQPWKVMIVDDEPEVHNVTRLVLSNFRFEGRPLLFLQAYSAREARGLIAQHPDTSVMLLDVVMESDQAGLDLVKVIRNEIGNRFVRIVLRTGQPGQAPEQEVIANYDINDYKEKTELTAQKLSTMMYATLRAHRDIMTIEANKRGLERVIEASARIFSHQHSHEFASAVLGQLTTLVGVERGALYCKVPRPAAQTPEHFVIAAANGDYARFVDNNADERLPPHIADTLRDAYTRKRHVFNKDHYVLHFTDSHRTESLLYVGETWDLTPLDMKLVEVFCTNVSIAFENLHLQREMFDSQVEIVTLLAGVAESRSKDTLNHVKRVGHLADLIGEACGLESRAREMLRYAAPLHDIGKIGIPDSVLNKPGTHSTEETDVMRTHARIGAQWLAASRLPLLQLAAIIAEDHHENWDGSGYPRGLRGDEISIGGRITALADVFDALGSKRCYKEAWRAEDIRAFISEQTGKKFDPRLVQLLFDNWQRAEQIRARFPD, from the coding sequence ATGGATGAACTGTTCGCACCCGAGGAAACCGCCACGGTGCAACCGTGGAAGGTGATGATCGTCGACGATGAGCCCGAGGTGCACAATGTCACCCGTCTCGTCCTGTCGAACTTCCGCTTCGAGGGCCGGCCGCTGCTATTCCTGCAGGCGTATTCGGCCAGGGAAGCGCGCGGGTTGATCGCGCAGCATCCGGACACCTCGGTGATGCTGCTCGACGTGGTCATGGAGAGCGACCAGGCCGGGCTCGACCTGGTCAAGGTGATCCGCAACGAGATCGGCAACCGCTTCGTGCGCATCGTGCTGCGCACCGGTCAGCCCGGCCAGGCGCCGGAACAGGAAGTGATCGCCAACTACGATATCAACGACTACAAGGAAAAGACCGAGCTCACCGCGCAGAAGCTGTCGACGATGATGTACGCGACCCTGCGCGCGCATCGCGACATCATGACCATCGAGGCCAACAAGCGTGGCCTCGAGCGCGTCATCGAGGCGTCGGCCAGGATCTTCTCGCACCAGCATTCGCACGAGTTCGCCTCGGCCGTGCTCGGCCAGTTGACGACACTGGTCGGGGTCGAACGCGGCGCGCTCTATTGCAAGGTGCCGCGCCCGGCGGCGCAGACACCGGAGCACTTCGTGATCGCGGCGGCGAACGGCGACTACGCCCGTTTCGTCGACAACAACGCCGACGAGCGCCTGCCGCCGCACATCGCCGACACCCTGCGCGACGCCTACACGCGCAAGCGACACGTGTTCAACAAGGACCACTACGTCCTGCATTTCACCGACAGCCACCGCACCGAGAGCCTGCTCTACGTCGGCGAGACCTGGGACCTGACCCCGCTCGACATGAAGCTGGTCGAGGTGTTCTGCACCAACGTGTCGATCGCATTCGAGAACCTGCACCTGCAGCGCGAGATGTTCGACTCGCAGGTGGAAATCGTCACTTTGCTCGCCGGCGTCGCCGAGAGTCGTTCCAAGGACACGCTGAACCACGTCAAACGCGTCGGCCACCTCGCCGACCTGATCGGCGAGGCCTGCGGACTGGAATCCCGTGCGCGCGAAATGCTGCGATACGCAGCGCCGCTGCATGACATCGGCAAGATCGGCATTCCCGATTCGGTACTGAACAAGCCCGGGACGCATTCAACCGAGGAAACCGACGTGATGCGCACGCACGCGCGCATCGGGGCGCAGTGGTTGGCGGCATCGCGGCTGCCACTGCTGCAGCTGGCCGCGATCATCGCCGAGGACCACCACGAGAACTGGGATGGTTCCGGCTACCCGCGCGGCCTGCGCGGCGACGAAATTTCGATCGGGGGTCGCATCACCGCGCTCGCCGATGTCTTCGACGCACTCGGCAGCAAGCGATGCTACAAGGAAGCCTGGCGCGCCGAGGACATCCGCGCCTTCATCAGCGAACAGACCGGCAAGAAGTTCGACCCGCGCCTGGTACAGCTGTTGTTCGACAACTGGCAGCGCGCCGAGCAGATCCGCGCCCGCTTCCCCGACTGA
- a CDS encoding type II toxin-antitoxin system VapC family toxin translates to MLRYMLDTNIAVYVLKRKPLQVLDVFNQRHGQMAISSIVYAELAFGAEKSLEPVRNQQVVESFCSRLVVLPYTEKAAQHYGRIRAVLERSGTPIGVNDLHIAAHACGEGLILVSNNLREFECVPGLVSENWL, encoded by the coding sequence ATGCTCAGGTACATGCTGGACACGAACATCGCGGTGTACGTGCTGAAGCGAAAGCCACTGCAGGTGTTGGACGTGTTCAATCAGCGCCATGGACAGATGGCCATTTCCAGCATCGTTTACGCCGAGTTGGCTTTTGGTGCGGAGAAGAGCCTGGAACCGGTTCGAAACCAGCAAGTCGTCGAGTCTTTCTGCAGTCGCTTGGTGGTGCTTCCCTACACCGAGAAGGCCGCGCAACACTACGGGAGGATTCGGGCGGTGCTGGAGCGCTCCGGCACGCCCATCGGCGTCAACGACCTGCACATCGCCGCGCATGCCTGCGGTGAAGGTCTGATCCTGGTCAGCAACAATCTGCGCGAATTCGAATGCGTGCCCGGACTGGTCTCCGAAAACTGGCTCTGA
- a CDS encoding methylcrotonoyl-CoA carboxylase gives MPKIQSSIDPRAADFVANAEHMLGLVADLNAQTAHVAGGGGEKARRKHTERGKLLPRERIRALLDPGSPFLELSALAAHGMYDDQAPAAGVVTGVGRVHGMEVMVVANDATVKGGSYLPMTVKKHLRAQEIALENRLPCVYLVDSGGAFLPLQDDVFPDKEHFGRIFYNQARLSARAIPQIAVVMGSCTAGGAYVPAMSDESIIVREQGTIFLGGPPLVKAATGEIVDAESLGGAEVHCSVSGVTDHFAENDEHALEIARDVLAHLNRGKTLPVTVRPPADPAYAAQDLYGILPRDTRYPFDVREIIARLVDASEFQEFKARYGKTLVCGFAHLHGYPVGIVANNGILFSESALKGAHFVELCNQRNIPLVFLQNITGFMVGKKYENAGIAKDGAKMVTAVACSHVPKFTVIIGGSFGAGNYAMCGRGYQPRFLWMWPNARISVMGGEQAASVLATVRRDGIEAAGGSWSKEEEDAFKAPIREQYERQGHPYYASARLWDDGIIDPADTRRVLALALSASLNAPIEKTGFGVFRM, from the coding sequence ATGCCCAAGATCCAGTCGAGCATCGATCCGCGCGCCGCGGACTTTGTCGCCAATGCCGAACACATGCTCGGTCTGGTCGCCGACCTGAACGCGCAGACCGCGCACGTGGCCGGCGGTGGCGGCGAAAAAGCACGGCGGAAACACACCGAACGCGGCAAGCTGCTGCCGCGCGAACGCATCCGTGCCCTGCTCGACCCCGGCTCACCATTCCTGGAGCTTTCGGCTTTGGCGGCACACGGCATGTATGACGACCAGGCACCGGCGGCCGGCGTGGTTACCGGCGTGGGCCGCGTCCATGGCATGGAAGTGATGGTCGTCGCCAACGACGCCACCGTGAAAGGCGGGTCCTACCTGCCGATGACGGTCAAGAAGCACCTGCGCGCGCAGGAAATCGCGCTCGAGAACCGTCTGCCCTGCGTCTATCTGGTCGACTCTGGCGGCGCCTTTCTGCCACTGCAGGACGACGTGTTCCCGGACAAGGAGCACTTCGGCCGCATCTTCTACAACCAGGCGCGACTGTCGGCGCGCGCCATCCCGCAGATCGCGGTGGTGATGGGTTCGTGCACCGCCGGCGGCGCCTACGTGCCGGCGATGAGCGACGAATCGATCATCGTGCGCGAACAGGGCACGATCTTCCTCGGCGGTCCGCCGCTGGTGAAGGCCGCGACCGGCGAGATCGTCGATGCCGAGTCGCTCGGCGGTGCCGAGGTGCACTGCTCGGTCTCCGGCGTTACCGACCACTTCGCCGAGAACGACGAGCACGCGCTCGAAATCGCACGCGACGTGCTGGCGCACTTGAATCGCGGCAAGACCCTGCCGGTAACGGTACGCCCACCGGCGGATCCGGCCTACGCCGCGCAGGATCTCTACGGCATCCTGCCGCGCGACACACGCTATCCCTTCGACGTGCGCGAGATCATCGCGCGCCTGGTCGATGCCTCCGAGTTCCAGGAGTTCAAGGCGCGCTACGGCAAGACCTTGGTCTGCGGCTTCGCCCATCTGCACGGTTACCCGGTTGGCATCGTCGCCAACAACGGCATCCTGTTCTCCGAATCCGCGCTCAAGGGCGCGCACTTCGTCGAGCTGTGCAACCAGCGCAACATCCCGCTGGTGTTTTTGCAGAACATCACCGGTTTCATGGTCGGCAAGAAGTACGAGAACGCCGGCATCGCCAAGGACGGTGCGAAGATGGTGACCGCGGTCGCCTGCTCGCACGTGCCCAAGTTCACCGTGATCATCGGCGGCAGTTTCGGCGCCGGCAACTACGCAATGTGCGGCCGCGGCTACCAGCCGCGCTTCCTGTGGATGTGGCCGAACGCGCGCATCAGCGTGATGGGCGGCGAACAGGCCGCGAGCGTGCTCGCCACCGTGCGCCGCGACGGCATCGAAGCCGCCGGCGGCAGCTGGTCGAAAGAAGAGGAAGACGCCTTCAAGGCCCCGATCCGCGAGCAGTACGAGCGCCAGGGCCATCCCTACTACGCCAGTGCCCGCCTCTGGGACGACGGCATCATCGACCCCGCCGACACCCGCCGCGTCCTCGCCCTCGCGCTCTCGGCTTCGCTCAATGCGCCGATCGAGAAGACCGGCTTCGGGGTGTTCCGGATGTAG
- a CDS encoding AbrB/MazE/SpoVT family DNA-binding domain-containing protein produces the protein MTHSTVLIKDQVQMIPLPEDARFPAGVRRVEVRVIGNDRIISPVESSWESFFRDGNTVSEDFLEDRGSQHQSPREEF, from the coding sequence ATGACGCACAGCACCGTGTTGATCAAGGACCAAGTCCAGATGATTCCGCTGCCGGAGGATGCGCGCTTCCCGGCAGGCGTCCGGCGTGTCGAGGTTCGTGTGATCGGCAACGACCGCATCATTTCTCCCGTTGAGTCGTCCTGGGAGAGCTTTTTCCGCGACGGCAATACGGTCTCCGAGGACTTTCTCGAGGATCGTGGCAGCCAGCATCAATCGCCCCGCGAAGAATTCTGA